In one Oscillospiraceae bacterium genomic region, the following are encoded:
- the ald gene encoding alanine dehydrogenase has translation MLIGCVKEIKRYEDRVGLTPENVKQYTIEGHTIYIQAGAGEGSAFSDKAYQAMGAIILPTAREVWQKSEMIIKVKEPLSEEYNLLQEGQILYAYLHLAANRPVTEALLQKKVKAVAYETIEDKAGRLPLLKPMSEVAGRLSIQVGARCLETPMGGMGLLLGGVPGVKRGNVVILGGGVVGIGACKMAIGLGANVTILDNNMERLAYLDDLFGQNIQTLYCTPITVEQVLPDADLVIGAILVPGAAAEKLIRREHLKRMKPGSVIVDVAVDQGGCCETTRVTYHDDPTYIVDDVVHYCVANMPGAVSRTSAIALTNATITYGTRIANLGLEAAAQSDPAIQLGVNCYDGHMTYKAVATEFDLPYRNLLELI, from the coding sequence GGGCTAACGCCCGAGAATGTAAAGCAATACACGATCGAAGGACATACCATATATATCCAAGCCGGTGCGGGCGAAGGTTCAGCCTTTTCTGATAAGGCATATCAAGCTATGGGCGCAATTATTTTGCCTACTGCTAGAGAAGTTTGGCAAAAAAGCGAAATGATCATAAAAGTCAAGGAGCCACTGTCGGAAGAGTACAACCTTTTGCAAGAGGGACAAATCCTTTATGCCTATCTGCACTTAGCTGCAAATCGCCCTGTAACAGAAGCGCTTTTGCAGAAAAAGGTCAAAGCCGTTGCCTACGAAACCATCGAAGACAAGGCCGGCAGATTGCCGCTTTTAAAGCCGATGAGCGAGGTTGCGGGCAGGTTAAGCATCCAAGTTGGCGCGCGCTGCTTGGAAACGCCAATGGGCGGCATGGGGTTGCTCTTAGGCGGTGTGCCGGGCGTAAAGCGAGGAAATGTTGTCATTTTGGGTGGTGGCGTAGTGGGCATCGGCGCTTGCAAGATGGCCATCGGGCTGGGCGCAAATGTCACGATACTGGACAACAACATGGAACGGCTTGCCTATTTAGATGATTTGTTTGGCCAAAACATTCAAACCTTATACTGCACGCCAATCACCGTAGAGCAAGTTTTGCCCGATGCTGATTTAGTCATCGGCGCCATTTTGGTGCCTGGGGCCGCTGCAGAAAAACTGATTCGGCGAGAGCATCTCAAGCGTATGAAACCAGGCAGCGTCATTGTCGATGTTGCTGTAGACCAAGGCGGCTGTTGCGAAACCACACGGGTCACTTATCATGATGACCCGACATATATCGTAGACGATGTCGTGCACTACTGCGTCGCCAACATGCCGGGTGCAGTGTCAAGAACATCTGCCATCGCATTGACGAATGCGACCATTACATATGGCACGCGCATTGCAAACCTCGGTTTAGAAGCTGCCGCCCAAAGCGACCCCGCCATTCAATTAGGCGTAAATTGTTATGACGGCCATATGACTTATAAAGCTGTGGCAACAGAGTTTGACCTACCCTACCGTAATTTGCTGGAGCTGATTTAA